The sequence TTGGAAtcgaaactgaaaaaaaccACTGGACAGGCGATGAAGGAGCGGTGCCAGATACAACTCAAGGAAGCGGTAGCTTTGGTTAATTTGTTTAACGgcaaaaatgaatgaataaagCATCATATACAGATTTCGAGTAAGGGAGAGTAGTCCAAAACGACTTCTTCTTTGCTTGAAAATCTGACATTTGAGCTATTGGCTTTACTTACCAATCGATTCGTGTCAAGTTGCAGTATTAATGGTGTATTGGTTACCTTCTCACCAATGgtaccaaaaaagaaagagaggggaAGCAAGGAAACGTTTTGGGGTTCATGCGATAATGTGATCGTCTGAATGATCATGGTTGATCATGCATGTGCATGCAAGGCTACTTGAGTAGTGGTACCAGGTACCAGACATGCGTAGCCGGTACTGATGTTTCACCTGGACTATATGGTGGCATGGCAACCAGGAAGAAAACAGCACCGATTCTACGGGCTTTATGTTTCCAGCGTCGCCCGTATCATCATGGGTTCGTCCCATACTGCCGACAAACAAATTTAACCCGATGGTGTTAAAGCTAGTCGGTGGATTTGGATTCCGCCGATTGGACCCCAGGAAGACATGAACTCATCTGCTTCTAGTCGTAACAGTAATATATCCGAAGGAAACCGGACTGATATTGCGCTACCATTGGCTGCTGTCATTTCTCTGGCCATTActtcatatgttatcgtcgtTCTTGTCGGTGAGTATCGATTGTTTGTTCAAGTCTTTGAGCCTATCAGCCTGGCTGTTGATTGgatttactttatttacagGAATAGCAATACGGAAGTGGCTTCTCAGAATTTGTTGTTCGAGCACTGAGTCAACAACAGATTACTTCTGTGATATTGGTTCATATTGTTTTGCTTCTGATTCAACTGCAGCGTGCTGTGGCAACTCAGGAATCAACTGTTGCAGCTCGCCTGTGATGAATTGCTGCACTGCGGTAAAccacttttttatttaaattgtccgtttggattttgtttttataaatttAATTGGTGTTGCTttcgattgatttttttaaatttcaggGCACATCTAATTCATGTATTTTCTTCAAAAGCTGCTGGGGTTCATCGCAACCGATCGATTGCCAACCCTGTGACTGTTGTTGTTTCGAAATCGCATTTCACCTGAAAGGCCAGCGGTCGGCAGGAAGTGGTCCGTTACCGTGAGTGATTGTTAAGGTAAACGCATAGAAC comes from Daphnia carinata strain CSIRO-1 chromosome 2, CSIRO_AGI_Dcar_HiC_V3, whole genome shotgun sequence and encodes:
- the LOC132087695 gene encoding uncharacterized protein LOC132087695, which produces MNSSASSRNSNISEGNRTDIALPLAAVISLAITSYVIVVLVGIAIRKWLLRICCSSTESTTDYFCDIGSYCFASDSTAACCGNSGINCCSSPVMNCCTAGTSNSCIFFKSCWGSSQPIDCQPCDCCCFEIAFHLKGQRSAGSGPLP